A window of the Nocardia sp. NBC_01329 genome harbors these coding sequences:
- a CDS encoding carbohydrate kinase family protein, which produces MSIAVSASIATDHLMRFSGRFADVLLPDQLEHVSLSFLVDDLVIRRGGVAGNIAYAMGLLGQSPLLVGAVGRDFAEYRQWLESHGVDCSVVRVSDSAHTARFVCTTDEDMAQIASFYPGAMSEAGDISLMAMAEERNLDLVLVGANDPEAMLRHTAECRELGIPFAADPSQQLARLDGDQAAQLIEGSTYLFTNEYEWGLLKQKTGLTEGEIATRVGVRVTTLGKDGVLVVDTDGSEVRVEAVPENAKVDPTGVGDAFRAGFLTAHTAGLSIERAAQLGSLVAVLVLETVGTQEWTLDADAALKRLGEAYGAEAAAEIEPLLR; this is translated from the coding sequence GTGTCCATTGCTGTATCCGCGTCTATCGCGACCGACCACCTCATGCGTTTCTCCGGTCGGTTCGCCGATGTACTGCTGCCCGATCAGCTCGAGCATGTCTCGCTGAGTTTTCTCGTCGACGACCTCGTGATCCGCCGTGGCGGGGTCGCGGGGAACATCGCTTACGCCATGGGTCTGCTCGGGCAGTCGCCCCTGCTGGTCGGTGCGGTGGGACGCGATTTCGCCGAGTACCGGCAGTGGCTGGAATCCCACGGGGTGGACTGCTCGGTCGTCCGGGTGTCCGATTCCGCGCACACCGCCCGTTTCGTCTGCACCACCGATGAGGACATGGCGCAGATCGCCTCCTTCTATCCCGGCGCGATGAGCGAGGCGGGCGATATCTCGCTCATGGCGATGGCCGAGGAACGCAACCTCGATCTGGTGCTGGTCGGCGCCAACGACCCCGAGGCGATGCTGCGGCATACCGCCGAATGCCGCGAACTGGGTATCCCGTTCGCCGCCGACCCCTCCCAGCAGCTTGCGCGCCTGGACGGGGATCAAGCCGCCCAACTGATCGAGGGCAGCACCTACCTGTTCACCAACGAGTACGAATGGGGCCTGCTCAAGCAGAAGACCGGCCTCACCGAGGGCGAGATCGCCACCCGGGTGGGCGTCCGGGTCACCACCCTCGGCAAGGACGGGGTCCTGGTGGTCGATACCGACGGCAGCGAGGTGCGGGTCGAGGCGGTACCCGAGAACGCCAAGGTCGATCCGACCGGCGTCGGTGACGCGTTCCGGGCCGGCTTCCTGACCGCGCATACCGCGGGCCTGAGCATCGAACGCGCGGCCCAGCTGGGATCGCTGGTCGCGGTACTCGTCCTGGAGACGGTGGGCACCCAGGAATGGACTCTGGACGCCGATGCCGCGCTCAAACGGCTCGGTGAGGCCTACGGCGCCGAGGCGGCCGCGGAGATCGAACCGCTGCTGCGCTGA
- a CDS encoding HesB/IscA family protein has protein sequence MSVQNDTATTTHGVKLTDAAADKAKALLDQEGRDDLALRIAVQPGGCAGLRYQLFFDDRILDGDLTAEFGGVKLAVDRMSAPYVQGAAIDFVDTIEKQGFTIDNPNATGSCACGDSFN, from the coding sequence ATGAGTGTGCAGAACGACACCGCCACCACCACCCACGGTGTGAAGCTGACCGATGCTGCCGCGGACAAGGCCAAGGCGCTGCTCGATCAGGAGGGCCGGGACGACCTCGCGCTGCGGATCGCGGTGCAGCCGGGCGGCTGCGCGGGTCTGCGCTACCAGCTCTTCTTCGACGACCGCATCCTCGACGGCGACCTGACCGCGGAGTTCGGCGGCGTCAAACTCGCCGTCGACCGGATGAGCGCGCCCTACGTGCAGGGTGCCGCGATCGACTTCGTCGATACGATCGAGAAGCAGGGCTTCACCATCGACAACCCGAACGCCACCGGCTCCTGCGCCTGCGGCGACTCGTTCAACTGA